A region from the Ammospiza nelsoni isolate bAmmNel1 chromosome 1, bAmmNel1.pri, whole genome shotgun sequence genome encodes:
- the SNRNP48 gene encoding U11/U12 small nuclear ribonucleoprotein 48 kDa protein isoform X1 yields MAAPVAAMAARSAVWLGGDPVEWVLCPYDVHHRVPRASLERHAASCRLRRMGYSAEEEAEMYDSSFFYGNLKVPSIAMDKDLQFHIVKQARAQSVKEGAGYSEGSYSLLPIEVPQNHKRFTCDLTQADRLALYDYVVEETKKQRSRSQITENDSDLFVDLAAKITQDDSQKGPKSHLEILAEMRDYKRRRQSYRAKNVHITKKSYTEVIRDVIGVHMEELSNQWQEENRLDNSEICEGGKSKSSGSLLSEGRTGGQLRRTRGSQGEAARTRSARDTGETPAGVPVNGGGVAREAKTETLGEKERGMKTSITTIKEESRNNNLMILFVSCSKHNFHKNYCYYCFAQDSKGAHIILVLHHTCAAWRRKSATVCQDGSSVFQIMCKSVTFIHLLINYIDLSCI; encoded by the exons ATGGCGGCGCCCGTTGCAGCGATGGCGGCTCGCAGCGCCGTGTGGCTCGGCGGGGACCCG GTGGAGTGGGTGCTGTGCCCCTACGACGTCCATCACCGTGTCCCCCGCGCGTCGCTGGAGAGGCACGCGGCGTCCTGCCGGCTCCGCAGGATGGGATACTCCGCCGAGGAGGAG GCCGAGATGTACGACTCCAGCTTTTTCTACGGAAACCTGAAGGTTCCCAGCATCGCCATGG ATAAAGATCTACAGTTTCACATTGTTAAGCAGGCTAGAGCCCAAAGTGTGAAGGAAGGTGCAGGCTACAGTGAAG GTTCTTACTCATTACTGCCCATAGAAGTTCCTCAAAACCACAAGCGTTTCACCTGTGACCTGACCCAAGCTGACCGCCTTGCCCTTTACGATTACGTTGTTGAGGAGACAAAGAAACAGAGGTCCAGATCCCAGATTACGGAAAATGACAGTGATCTCTTTGTGGATTTAGCAGCAAAAATCACCCAAG ATGATAGTCAGAAAGGTCCAAAGTCCCATCTTGAAATTCTGGCTGAAATGCGAGATTACAAAAGGCGGCGGCAGTCATACAGAGCTAAGAATGTTCACATAACAAAGAAGTCCTACACTGAG GTGATTCGGGATGTGATTGGTGTGCATATGGAAGAACTCAGCAATCAGTGGCAGGAGGAGAATAGGTTGGATAATTCAGAGATATGTGAAGGAGGGAAGTCAAAGTCTTCAGGAAG TTTACTTTCAGAAGGGAGGACAGGCGGTCAGCTTCGGCGGACTCGCGGCAGTCAGGGGGAAGCAGCAAGGACACGGAGTGCACGAGACACAGGAGAGACACCAGCAGGAGTCCCAGTAAACGGAGGAGGAGTCGCGAGAGAGGCAAAGACAGAGACTCTcggagaaaaagagagag GGATGAAGACAAGTATTACAACCATAAAAGAAGAAAGTAGGAACAACAACCTGATGATTTTGTTTGTCAGCTGTTCAAAACATAACTTCCACAAGAACTATTGTTACTACTGTTTTGCCCAAGACAGTAAAGGTGCGCACATAATATTGGTGTTGCATCACACCTGTGCTGCTTGGAGACGAAAAAGTGCTACAGTTTGTCAGGATGGAAGCAGTGTATTTCAGATAATGTGTAAATCTGTAACATTTATACATCTGTTAATAAATTATATTGATCTGTCATGTATTTGA
- the SNRNP48 gene encoding U11/U12 small nuclear ribonucleoprotein 48 kDa protein isoform X2 has translation MAAPVAAMAARSAVWLGGDPVEWVLCPYDVHHRVPRASLERHAASCRLRRMGYSAEEEAEMYDSSFFYGNLKVPSIAMDKDLQFHIVKQARAQSVKEGAGYSEGSYSLLPIEVPQNHKRFTCDLTQADRLALYDYVVEETKKQRSRSQITENDSDLFVDLAAKITQDDSQKGPKSHLEILAEMRDYKRRRQSYRAKNVHITKKSYTEVIRDVIGVHMEELSNQWQEENRLDNSEICEGGKSKSSGRREDRRSASADSRQSGGSSKDTECTRHRRDTSRSPSKRRRSRERGKDRDSRRKRERDEDKYYNHKRRK, from the exons ATGGCGGCGCCCGTTGCAGCGATGGCGGCTCGCAGCGCCGTGTGGCTCGGCGGGGACCCG GTGGAGTGGGTGCTGTGCCCCTACGACGTCCATCACCGTGTCCCCCGCGCGTCGCTGGAGAGGCACGCGGCGTCCTGCCGGCTCCGCAGGATGGGATACTCCGCCGAGGAGGAG GCCGAGATGTACGACTCCAGCTTTTTCTACGGAAACCTGAAGGTTCCCAGCATCGCCATGG ATAAAGATCTACAGTTTCACATTGTTAAGCAGGCTAGAGCCCAAAGTGTGAAGGAAGGTGCAGGCTACAGTGAAG GTTCTTACTCATTACTGCCCATAGAAGTTCCTCAAAACCACAAGCGTTTCACCTGTGACCTGACCCAAGCTGACCGCCTTGCCCTTTACGATTACGTTGTTGAGGAGACAAAGAAACAGAGGTCCAGATCCCAGATTACGGAAAATGACAGTGATCTCTTTGTGGATTTAGCAGCAAAAATCACCCAAG ATGATAGTCAGAAAGGTCCAAAGTCCCATCTTGAAATTCTGGCTGAAATGCGAGATTACAAAAGGCGGCGGCAGTCATACAGAGCTAAGAATGTTCACATAACAAAGAAGTCCTACACTGAG GTGATTCGGGATGTGATTGGTGTGCATATGGAAGAACTCAGCAATCAGTGGCAGGAGGAGAATAGGTTGGATAATTCAGAGATATGTGAAGGAGGGAAGTCAAAGTCTTCAGGAAG AAGGGAGGACAGGCGGTCAGCTTCGGCGGACTCGCGGCAGTCAGGGGGAAGCAGCAAGGACACGGAGTGCACGAGACACAGGAGAGACACCAGCAGGAGTCCCAGTAAACGGAGGAGGAGTCGCGAGAGAGGCAAAGACAGAGACTCTcggagaaaaagagagag GGATGAAGACAAGTATTACAACCATAAAAGAAGAAAGTAG
- the SNRNP48 gene encoding U11/U12 small nuclear ribonucleoprotein 48 kDa protein isoform X3 — protein MAAPVAAMAARSAVWLGGDPVEWVLCPYDVHHRVPRASLERHAASCRLRRMGYSAEEEAEMYDSSFFYGNLKVPSIAMDKDLQFHIVKQARAQSVKEGAGYSEGSYSLLPIEVPQNHKRFTCDLTQADRLALYDYVVEETKKQRSRSQITENDSDLFVDLAAKITQDDSQKGPKSHLEILAEMRDYKRRRQSYRAKNVHITKKSYTEVIRDVIGVHMEELSNQWQEENRLDNSEICEGGKSKSSGREDRRSASADSRQSGGSSKDTECTRHRRDTSRSPSKRRRSRERGKDRDSRRKRERDEDKYYNHKRRK, from the exons ATGGCGGCGCCCGTTGCAGCGATGGCGGCTCGCAGCGCCGTGTGGCTCGGCGGGGACCCG GTGGAGTGGGTGCTGTGCCCCTACGACGTCCATCACCGTGTCCCCCGCGCGTCGCTGGAGAGGCACGCGGCGTCCTGCCGGCTCCGCAGGATGGGATACTCCGCCGAGGAGGAG GCCGAGATGTACGACTCCAGCTTTTTCTACGGAAACCTGAAGGTTCCCAGCATCGCCATGG ATAAAGATCTACAGTTTCACATTGTTAAGCAGGCTAGAGCCCAAAGTGTGAAGGAAGGTGCAGGCTACAGTGAAG GTTCTTACTCATTACTGCCCATAGAAGTTCCTCAAAACCACAAGCGTTTCACCTGTGACCTGACCCAAGCTGACCGCCTTGCCCTTTACGATTACGTTGTTGAGGAGACAAAGAAACAGAGGTCCAGATCCCAGATTACGGAAAATGACAGTGATCTCTTTGTGGATTTAGCAGCAAAAATCACCCAAG ATGATAGTCAGAAAGGTCCAAAGTCCCATCTTGAAATTCTGGCTGAAATGCGAGATTACAAAAGGCGGCGGCAGTCATACAGAGCTAAGAATGTTCACATAACAAAGAAGTCCTACACTGAG GTGATTCGGGATGTGATTGGTGTGCATATGGAAGAACTCAGCAATCAGTGGCAGGAGGAGAATAGGTTGGATAATTCAGAGATATGTGAAGGAGGGAAGTCAAAGTCTTCAGGAAG GGAGGACAGGCGGTCAGCTTCGGCGGACTCGCGGCAGTCAGGGGGAAGCAGCAAGGACACGGAGTGCACGAGACACAGGAGAGACACCAGCAGGAGTCCCAGTAAACGGAGGAGGAGTCGCGAGAGAGGCAAAGACAGAGACTCTcggagaaaaagagagag GGATGAAGACAAGTATTACAACCATAAAAGAAGAAAGTAG
- the ROPN1L gene encoding ropporin-1-like protein → MPLPETMFCAQQIKIPPELPDILKQFTKAAIRTQPFDVLQWAAAYFSALSKGEPLPVKERLEMPLATEKKDAGLTPGLLKVLHKQLSSKGMVAIAELREKWKHLGLPEEQLEAILQLDSFGEEVEWMKFLALGCSVLGGSLLSSMKQACEILTRDPEGGAARIPFETFSFLYLYLASIDGEISETETNAFLEEIKEKADKHSGMVLIRHFLPYSFIFY, encoded by the exons ATGCCTCTTCCAGAAACCATGTTCTGTGCTCAGCAGATCAAAATCCCCCCGGAGCTACCCGATATTCTGAAGCAATTTACTAAAGCTGCTATCAGGACTCAGCCTTTTGATGTTTTGCAGTGGGCAGCTGC GTATTTTTCAGCCTTATCTAAAGGTGAACCCCTTCCTGTGAAGGAGAGGCTCGAAATGCCATtagcaacagagaaaaaagatgcTGGTTTGACCCCAGGACTCCTTAAGGTCTTGCACAAACAG CTCTCTTCCAAAGGCATGGTGGCCATTGCAGAACTGAGGGAAAAATGGAAGCATTTGGGcttgccagaggagcagctggaagctATCCTGCAGTTGGACAGTTTTGGCGAGGAGGTGGAATGGATGAAGTTTCTGGCACTTGGGTGCAGCGTGCTTGGTGGG TCCTTACTGAGTTCAATGAAGCAGGCCTGTGAGATCCTAACAAGAGACCCAGAAGGTGGAGCAGCTCGAATTCCCTTCGAAACATTCTCGTTCCTTTATTTGTATTTGGCCAGTATTGATGGAGAGATATCAGAGACAGAAACTAATGCATTCCTCgaggaaattaaagaaaaagc GGACAAACACTCTGGCATGGTGCTGATCAGACACTTCCTGCCATACTCCTTCATATTTTATTGA